The Lycium barbarum isolate Lr01 chromosome 9, ASM1917538v2, whole genome shotgun sequence genome has a segment encoding these proteins:
- the LOC132610222 gene encoding histone H2A.Z-specific chaperone CHZ1-like has product MGCFLGCFGFTTKKQKRIKPCNKFQVHQKYVPLDSEKDNAADSPNSEPRDKHKPKESAKPKVKKKVSFNLDVKTYERIQDDDHNTTYFSEEEEKKTQWEYNEQETTKASMSMYPSSYRYYNCNNSYDEEEDELTLEESDIDDLDEDEDYGVSDEDDDGGGDEYNSLDIEKENKFGNVEKLNKDESNEVGQNHRNSVLLPVENLTQWKTIKARGAHQVKHRKENIIKLDGKQELPLIDKPPNQFVDLNPKNNSKPKPQGHEISVDASLSNWLTARKTSVNGSAVYCIEDTAKDQVVLDEVNFI; this is encoded by the exons ATGGGATGTTTTCTTGGATGTTTTGGTTTTACCACCAAGAAACAAAAGCGTATAAAGCCTTGTAACAAGTTCCAA GTGCACCAAAAGTATGTACCACTAGATTCTGAGAAGGACAATGCTGCAGATTctccaaattctgagccaag GGATAAGCATAAGCCTAAAGAATCAGCAAAACCTAAGGTAAAAAAGAAAGTGAGCTTCAATTTGGATGTTAAGACTTATGAGAGAATCCAAGACGATGACCATAACACAACATATTTCTCAGAGGAAGAGGAGAAGAAGACACAATGGGAATACAATGAACAAGAAACAACAAAAGCAAGTATGTCTATGTACCCTTCAAGCTATCGATATTATAACTGCAACAATAGCTACGATGAGGAGGAAGACGAGCTAACACTTGAGGAAAGTGATATCGATGAtcttgatgaagatgaagactaTGGTGTTAGcgatgaagatgatgatggtgGGGGTGATGAATATAACTCTTTGGATATTGAGAAAGAAAACAAGTTTGGAAATGTTGAAAAACTGAACAAAGATGAATCAAATGAAGTAGGCCAAAATCATAGGAATTCTGTGCTACTTCCAGTTGAAAATCTCACTCAATGGAAAACAATTAAAGCAAGAGGAGCACATCAAGTGAAGCATCGGAAGGAAAACATTATCAAATTGGATGGAAAACAAGAATTGCCCTTGATTGATAAACCACCAAACCAATTTGTGGACCTAAATCCCAAAAATAACTCTAAGCCAAAGCCTCAGGGCCATGAAATTTCAGTGGATGCCAGTCTCTCAAACTGGCTTACAGCAAGAAAAACATCAGTAAATGGCTCAGCTGTTTATTGTATTGAAGATACAGCAAAAGATCAAGTTGTGCTTGATGAagtcaatttcatataa
- the LOC132610223 gene encoding uncharacterized protein LOC132610223 → MDTKNKKDFKGEKIQYVDNVEAPKSVLNGEKDEDDESKALLLPSRKGGLSKKTVKPKRKVQWNDTNGNKLTEVLEFQPSDASDSDDDESDSCICRIM, encoded by the exons ATGGATACAAAAAATAAGAAAGATTTTAAAGGGGAGAAAATTCAGTATGTAGATAATGTAGAAGCTCCAAAATCTGTATTGAATGGGGAAAAAGATGAGGATGATGAATCTAAAGCATTGTTGTTGCCTTCTAGAAAAGGTGGGTTGTCAAAAAAGACAGTAAAGCCAAAGAGAAAAGTTCAGTGGAATGATACAAATGGGAATAAACTTACTGAGGTCTTGGAATTTCAGCCaag TGATGCAAGTGATTCGGATGACGATGAATCAGATTCTTGCATTTGTAGAATAATGTAG